GACAAGGCTGTGAAGTGGCACAGCCAGCTCCCTGCCTGGGGCTCAGACTGTGGGAGCACCGTGCAGGATGGGACGCTCGGGCCTGTGGTGCGCAGCCCACAGTCACTAAATAGTGGCTAAGGGTGGCTGAGCTGGGGAAAATAATTCCATTGTGCAAGACACAGTGCCTCTTCAAGCCAAGCAATCAGAAACTGCAGTCTCTGAGCTCAGAGTCTGCTCCATATTCTAGCGCAGTGGAGAAGCCCAGGCTCTTCCAGAACCCACAGTTCTCACATTCCTTACTTGTCCCACTAGCACAAAACGTTTGGGACAGGAGCAAGGAGATGTGGTCCCCTTTGGAGGGCGCCACCTCTGACTTCATCCTGCTGCTCTTTGCCTCCCGTCCCCTCATGCTCACCACCACCAAGAAGTTCCCCAAGAGCCACTTACATTTCTCACAAATATCTGGCAGGCCTTCCTGGCCACCCCAGGAgcatggcctccagctccaccaaAGGAGCCTGCGAAGCTTCCTCCAAAGTTGCCACGCTCCATCTCGATGGCACGGTCAAAGCTGGCACCGCCACCGCCACCCATGGCCAAGCCCATGCGCTCAATGCCAGCGCCCAGGGCCGGGCCCATGGCGGGGCCCATGCGCTCAAGGCTGTTGGCGCCCATGCGCTCCAGGCCCATGCGCTCGAGGCTGTTGGCGCCCATGCGCTCCAGGCCCATCCGCTCCAGGTTGTTGGCGCCCATGCGCTCCAGGCCGGTGGCCATGCGATCCATCACGGGGCCCATGCGCTCCAGGCCAGCCCCCATACCTGCGGGCACCATGCGCTCCATGCTCAGGCCCATGCGCTCAATGGCAGGGCCCATGCGCTCCACGCCAGAGCCCATGCGCTCAATGGTCTGGCCCACACGGTCGATGGGAGCGGCCATGCGCTCAAGGCCGAAGCCCATGCCGGCACCCATGCGCTCCACGCCTGAGCCGATGCGCTCCATGGTCTGGCCCATGCGCTCGATGCTGGAGGCCATGTGGTCAAGGCCCAGGGGGCCCATGCGCTCAATGCCGGAGCCCATACGCTCCACAGAGCCCATGCGGTCCATGACCAGGCCCATGCGCTCGATCTCGGAGCCCACGCGATCCATGCCGTGGCCCAGGCCTGCGCCCATGCGCTCCATGCCGGCACCCCCGAGGCGGTCAATGCCAGGACCCATCCTCTCTATCCCAGGGACgcttcctccacctccacctgAAACAGGGACACAAAACACAGGTTGGTGTCAAGAACCTGAGTATGCGTGTGCACAACACGCCAGACCACTTCAGCTCATGGGCATGGATCGGGGTAAAGGCCCACCATCATTTACCGTTAAGACACCCCTCAAATGTTGACAACAGCTACAGCTGGGTGATGGACTCATGGGAGCCTCCCAGCATTCTCTCTGCTCTATGCCACAGGTGAGATTTCCATAACACAACTTCTAAAGAACACccctgtatgtgtgtctgtgaggtGCTAGTGTCTATGATAAGCTTTGTGAACCATGGATGTCAATTCTTGAGACCTCTGAGGTTTCTCCATCAGCAAACACTGAGAAATGCTCCAGGGGGAGGCAAGGACACCCCCTACTCAGAGGGCCACCCAGGGTAATGAACAGGAGTTACGTGGAGACAAGTCCAAGTCACTCCCACCTTCCCCCTCCCAGCCTGTCCCTCTAGGATGCTCTGCTGCTGGCCACTCTGGCTGCATTTCCTCAGCGCTTCCAGGGCACAGAGAAGGATTTTCGGCCACACCATCAAGCAGAGGTCAAAAAACACACCGAGAGATCCTCTGTGTACAAATGCACACAACTGGCCACTTCTGGGGACCTTATTATCAGGGAAACCAAATGATTTGCTGGCTTTGGAAAGAAGATGTTGATGGAACTGCACAGTGGGCTCTGGTAGCAGCTGGGGGTCAGCCAGCAGAACAAAGGGACCCCCCACCCGTGATGCTTGCAACTCTGGAAAGCAAGGGTCTGGCTCCATCAGCAAGGCCACCCCTTTCCACATGCTGAGCGTGGGGCTCCTCCCCGAAACCCCGTCGCTTGCCTCTGAGAGTGGCCATCAGCCCAGAGCCAGCCTGTGACTGACCCAAGCAGCCTAGTCAAAAATACCAATTCAAGAggaaactcggccgggcgcggtggctcaagcctgtaaatcccagcactttgggaggccgagacgggcggatcacaaggtcaggagatcgagaccatcctggctaacacggtgaaaccccgtctctactaaaaatacaaaaaactagccgggcgaggtggcgggcgcctgtagtcccagctactcgggaggctgaggcaggagaatggcgtaaacctgggaggcggagtttgcggtgagctgagatccggccactgcactccagcctgggcgacagagcgagaccccgtctcaacaacaacaaaaaaaaaaaaaaaaaaaaggaaactcagCAGTTTCTCTAATTGGCTCTATAACTGACCACAGACAAGTCTCTCTGTTGCTCCGTGCTTGCTTCCTTAGCTGCACAGCAGCACACTGAGAGGCAAAAAGCAGGCCCAACTTTAAGAATGTGTGACTTTCAGAGGGGAGACGTCTCAGAACTTCCCCACAGTATAAGGAACCTAGCGAGAATGGGCACTTTGCCCAAAGGCATCAGAAATGAGGTGGGgcggctggatgtggtggctcatgcctgtaatcccagcactttgggaggctgaggcgggcggaacaaggtgaggagttcgagaccagcctggccaacatagtgaaacccaatctctactaaaactgcaaaaactagctgggcatggtggcgagcgcctgtagtcccagctagtcagaaggctgaggcaggagaatcgcttgaacccgggagacgaaggttagagtgagctgagatcgcgccactgcactctagcatgggcgacagggtaagattccgtctcaaaaaaaaaaaaaaaaaaaaaaagaaagaaagaaatgaggcaGGGCAACTCCCAATGCCAACAGAAGCAAAAGACTGGGAGGAAATGGTGCCGGTGCAGAGCTCCAGAGCCAGCCCAACACAGAAGTCAGGAGGTGAGATGCCAAGACACTCAGAGGGAAAATCAGGCTGAAAAAGTACATTTGGGCCGGGTGTAGcagctcacatctgtcatcccagcactctggagggGTGCAGTTcaactgaggccaggaatttgagataagCCTGGATAACATgtcaaaatgccatctctacaaaaaatcaaaaaatcagccaagccaagtggcatgcgcctgtagtcccagctacttgggaggctaaggtgggagaatcgcttaggcctgggaagtcaaggctgcagtgagccgagattgcgccacggcactccagcctgggcaacagagcgagactctgtctccaaaaatactCAAAAGGTACATTTTGTTCTCAGGATTCATAAAACTGTGTATGAAAGAAAGATTCAGAACAAAATGTTTCCAGCAGTCATCACTGGGCGATGGGGCTTCGGACCATACTTTCTTCATATTTTCCTATTGAGTACATGTATCTTTCCTGTTGAGTACATTACATGTTGGGTGGTGTACTTTCAGTCTTATCAAGtctaaggaaaaaatatttacttttaggaATTTGTAATGTggaaaacaaaacccccaaatgAGAGGTACTCTAACAGTGAGGATGGCCGGCCTGTGCACAGCACACGCGGAAGCACTCTCACATGCATTTGCTCTCCATGGCATCCCTGAGGAatcccccattttacaaatgagtgcTATGAGAAACAGAGAGGTTCTGTGACTTgccaaaagtcacacagctagaaagaggCAGAGCTGCTCCCACCCCGGGCAGTCTGTGTCAGAGCCCGCACTTCTCACCACTAAGCTCTACAGTCCCCAGCGATAACGGCCtgttctaaaaaaacaaaacatcaaactAAGCGGTTCCTACCTCCTCCCTGCTTTGCAATGATCTCTCCTCTCTTCAGTGCATTACTTAGGATTTCTAAggaaatcaggaagaaaaaaaaattagccaaatttcTCTATGGCAATACAAATGTGCTCATTACAGATTCCAGAGTAGaaatactactaataaaaatgacaagaaaaagaaaaagggaaaggggtTTGAGAAACACACGCACAGACAAgatcattttacagagaactagGAGAGTCCTTGATGCTGGGTCACGATGCCAAGACCCCACGTAGCTCCAGAGTCTGAGGCCCAGCGTGCGGGTTCACCTGCGAATGCGCCCACCAGAGATAGGAGCCAGCGCATTCATGAACTGAGAGCCAGAGCAAGAAGGGGGCCATCGGGTCTTGCTCAGCGGCAGTTTTCTAAAGTTGGTCCAGGTTCTCAGGACTGAGGCTTCCTTGCCTCACCTGAGCTGGAAACtaagcccccacccccaacccagcCAACTTCTTTTTTAGAAGACCGCCCAGCAGCACCCACTTGGAGCCCACATTTATCCACCCAGAGGCACCTCTCGTTATCATAGAGCAAATTAAAGCTGCAGCTCCACGGACAGCCTCAATGCTAACGAATGAGCTCTGCGTGGAAATCCTTAAACATGCCAGCACTGCCTGaaatgagctgggtgtgctgTGACTAGGCAACAGATAAGGTTTCAGGAAAACACCTAAACGCACCTCCCGCCAAGTGTCCCAAACACAGTGCTGCTGCTCACTTGCCCACGGCTCACCCACACCTCCTTAAGGTTTGTCTGATGCTATCATAGCATTACCTTTCCAAGCTTCTGGTCCGTCTTTTGCTATGTAGAAGACACTTGTACCCACCCACTCTGGTCTCAAAGTATATGCTCAGCAACTTGGACATGAGCCACGAGGCACATTTCACTTTATGACCATGGCCACAAAGCCATTAAAACCTGTCCCCCCGccgtgcagtggctgatgcctgtaatcccagcactttgggaggccaaagcgggtggttcacctgaggtcaggatcagcctggccaacatggtgaaaccctgtctctactaaaaatacaaaaattagccgggcatcatggcgggtgcctgtaatcccagctattcaggaggctgaggtgggagaattgctcgaacccctgtggtggaggttgcatgagctgaaatcgcgccactgcactccagcctgggcaacagagtgagactctgtctcaaagaaaaaaacaacaacaaaaaaaaaccaaacaacagaaaaagcgCCTGTCCCCCACACAGCTGCTTCTTATATCCCAACTAACTGCCGTGGGACGAGGCAGGAAAGTTCACCAAAAGACACAGACTTCAGTCTACCAGCAGGTACAGCTCATTCTCCCGGGATGCCTGTGATCCTGCCCAGACTGCCTAAGCCGAGGCTGGCTTTACAGCACCtagaccaagcttgtccaacaCGTCTTACTTTGCTGTTGTTCTGTTTTGGGCTTTTTGGCAGCCTGAAACCATGGTTTTTAagtttctgtctctagtgataaGTGGAAAAGAGGAATGAGGAAGGGACTTTACTGACCCAAACAGAAACCAACTGAGAAACCATGACTATATTCTCCCATGCACATCCCTGACCTAGATCAAGCTTTCAACTAACACACCTGCAAGACACCTGCAAAAGCTTTCAACTAATATGCCACTGATTTGAAGAGAACGGTGGAATTCTTCCATCGGCATTCACAGGCCTCCCTGCACTGACCACAGCTGCAGCCCGTTCTGCCCATGCTCCTCCCCTGCCTCACACAGACCTGCCCCTTCAACCTCTGCACCCGATGCCTCCAGCCGCTCTATCTGCGTACACCTGCGGCCTGTGCCAAGCCTGCTCGGCCCCCTAGCAGAGCCAGTGCTCTGAGCAGTAGCAGCTAGAGCAGCGTCTGGCAACCCATGTCTCCACCAGCGTCCTCACTAGGCCACCTGGATGCACAGACCTCTGGCGCTGCCCCAAGCCACCCTTAGTATCGCCTCAGCTGCACCTCATCCTTGAAGGTCAAAGACCACAGACCCATCCACATTTTTTGAAGCAAAAAGCCCATCCTCTAATACAGAAGTGCGTGTGCACGGTGAGAAGTATGTCTGCACAGAAAGACTTCTC
This Rhinopithecus roxellana isolate Shanxi Qingling chromosome 8, ASM756505v1, whole genome shotgun sequence DNA region includes the following protein-coding sequences:
- the HNRNPM gene encoding heterogeneous nuclear ribonucleoprotein M isoform X10, whose translation is MEESMKKAAEVLNKHSLSGRPLKVKEDPDGEHARRAMQKAGRLGSTVFVANLDYKVGWKKLKEVFSMAGVVVRADILEDKDGKSRGIGTVTFEQSIEAVQAISMFNGQLLFDRPMHVKMDERALPKGDFFPPERPQQLPHGLGGIGMGLGPGGQPIDANHLNKGIGMGNLGPAGMGMEGIGFGINKMGGMEGPFGGGMENMGRFGSGMNMGRINEILSNALKRGEIIAKQGGGGGGGSVPGIERMGPGIDRLGGAGMERMGAGLGHGMDRVGSEIERMGLVMDRMGSVERMGSGIERMGPLGLDHMASSIERMGQTMERIGSGVERMGAGMGFGLERMAAPIDRVGQTIERMGSGVERMGPAIERMGLSMERMVPAGMGAGLERMGPVMDRMATGLERMGANNLERMGLERMGANSLERMGLERMGANSLERMGPAMGPALGAGIERMGLAMGGGGGASFDRAIEMERGNFGGSFAGSFGGAGGHAPGVARKACQIFVRNLPFDFTWKMLKDKFNECGHVLYADIKMENGKSKGCGVVKFESPEVAERACRMMNGMKLSGREIDVRIDRNA